The segment CTTTCTATTGGCGCAGCAATCTTGCTCGCAGCACTGATTTACGCTGGCATTCACTTCCTTCCCAAATCGCCTGCACGCTTCGATTCGATTGCGGTGCTGCCGTTGCAAAATCTCTCCGGAGATCCCGAGCAGGAATATTTTGCCGACGGCATGACTGAAGCGTTGATCGCAAATTTGGCAAAGATCAAATCCCTGCGCGTGATTTCGCGGACGTCGGTGATGCAATTCAAAAACACGCGCGAAGCATTGCCGGAGATCGCCAAAAAGCTCAATGTCGATGTCGTGGTCGAAGGCTCGGTCGCGCTTGCAGATGGCCGCGTGCGCGTGACGGCGCAACTGATCGATGCAGCGCAAGACCGCCATTTATGGGCAGAGAATTATGATCGCAACCTGCGCGACGTGTTGGCCTTGCAAAGCGAAGTGACGGACGCCATTGTCAATGAGCTGCGCGTGCGGTTGACGCCGCAAGAGCAACAGTACGTAACCAATGTGCGGCCGGTTGATCCCGAAGCTTATCAACATTACTTGAAAGGCCGGGAATATTTCAACAATCTCGCTTTTGAAAAAGGAGTGGAGAGTTTTCAACAAACGATTCTTCTTGACCCGACCTTCGCGCCTGCTTATGCCGGCTTGGCAACATGTTATATTTGGTCAAGAATATCCGGACCAAGTGGCGGCCCTCAGCCGAAAGCAGTTTATCCCCGAGCCAAAGCCGCTGCTTTAAAGGCTCTCTCGTTGGATAAAAACTTGGGAGAAGCGCACGCTGCTCTCGCAATGGTCAAGTTCCACCATGATTGGGAGTGGGATGGCCCGGAGCAAGATTTCATGCGCGCGCGTACCCTCGAACCGCAGAATCCGACCATACTGATGTGCTATTCATTCTATTTGAGACTTACAGGCCGATTTGATGAAGGTATGAGCCTTCTTCAGAAAGCGATCGCGCTTGACCCCCTTTCACCTCTGTATAGCTTGCTGATTGGACGAGCCTATGGCTTGGCGCGTCGCTATGATGAGAGCATTGCTAAAGTACAGCCATTGCTCGAGGTTTATCCCAATCACTGGGCTGCCATCTATCAGTTGGCGTGGAATTACTATTTCAAGGGCATGTATAAAGAAGCGCTCTCGTTTGCTGAAAGGGGGCCGGAACTGCATCAGAAGATTTACATCTATGCCAGGGCAGGAAGGCGAGACGAAGCTTTGAAATTTCTCGATGAATTGAAGGGTTTTTCATCACACCAATATCATGATGCTTTTTATACAGCAGTCGCATATATCGGCCTTGGGGATTATGAGCAGGCTTTTGAATATCTAAATCAGGCTTACCTTGATCGTTCATCCGAAATGATACTTCTAAACATCGAACCCGCCCTCGATCCGATTCGTTCGGACCCGCGCTATGCGGAGCTGTGCCGGAAGATGGGGTTGGAAGAATGAATGTAGAAGGTTTCGTGACGTAGAATCATGCGGAAGGCGTTTGATCTCTTCGCGCGGAGAGATAAGCTTCGAGTTCCATCGTAAAGCGCTGCCATAACTCCGGTAGTTTTTGTGCCAACGGCTTCAAGGGTACTTCCTGCAAAGCAATGCCATAGCCGTGAACGAAGAAATGGCGAAAAGCGCGATATCCATCCATAAATTTTCACCCTTCTTTCTTCTACCAGATCATTAAACAGAGTTCTTTGCGACAGATCAACCAAATCCACCGGTTTGGAAAGGTGCCGCATCAACTCCCCGTAGAACTTGAAGAACAGTGCCGGGTTAATCCCCTTGACGCCCAAATCAATATCACGGGCTTGGGCCGGATCGTGCAAAGAAGAGCCGAAAAGATAGATCATTGATACTTCATACTTGCGAGCGCAGGTTGTGATAACATTTTTATCAGCCTCGTTGATTATTGCTTACCTCCGAAATGTGGTTCCCACCATTCGGCGTCAACGTGCTTGAAGTCATTCATCACCTCGCGCAAATCAGCCAGAAAGAGCGGATCGCTGGCGGCCTGTTCCATGAGGCGGAGCTTTTCTTCCTCCGTTTCGAGCGAAGTGTCGTGTTTGCTCTGTTCCTGTTGTCGCAGAATCGGTTCCACGAGCAGATAGTCGTTCATCGGCAAAATGACCCCGATTTGACGGCCTTGATTATCCGTGATGAATTGCTTGCTCAATGTAGTTTGGTTCATCGCCTGTCCTCGCGTTTCAAGTTGTCTTTTTCATGGAAAAAATATAGCGATAACGGCTTAGGATGGCAACGAGAAATTTTGAAGCTAAGTTCTACGTCTCGTTTCTACAATTCCCCAACCTGCTTTCAGCATCCAATTTTTCAGAAGAACCCACCAGTCCGCTTCCAAATTTTCTGAAACACAAGACCCTGTAAAGCAAAGCCTGTCTTTACGTTTCCAGTTATTTGGAAACGCCTCATCCATTTCATGTCTGCGAGAGACTGTGCCTTGCCGCAGTGCCCCAATAAAATCAATGTATCACCTCAAGCAGGATTTGCTTGTGCCAATGGCACTATTGTTGAAAAGCCTCGCATCACTAAATGCGCATTCAGCTCAAATTCACGCATGGTTACTTGAACAACCGGAAGGGACGTTTTGCCATGAACAACAAAAGAAAAGCTACAGCATTGGTTTTCCTCCTTGCGATCATCATGATGGCCTCGAACGTTACAGCGCAAGATGATTTGACCGGAGCCTGGTTAGTCAATGCAACGAACACGACTTTTGGTATTTCCTTTGAGTCTCTACGAACCTATCACGCCGGTGGGACGATGACGGAGGTCGCGAGCGCACTGCCTACTCTAACAGAATCGCCAGCGCACGGGGTGTGGGAGCGACAGGGCAACGATTATAGCGCAACGTTTATGGTCTTTGGATTTGATTCGTTGGGGCAGCTTTCCATACGAATTAAAGTTCGCGAGGCGCTCCGCTTAATCAGTTCAGATAGCATCAGTATCACATGGAAGGCGGATGTCATTCTGCTCGATGGCAGTGTCATTCCAAATGTTGCTGAAGGATTCGGCTCGGGCGCGCGTTTGCGTGTACAGTCGCTTACCGCTGTCAACGAAACGCCTCACAATGCGCCGGCATCTTTTGAATTGCTGCAAAACTATCCCAACCCTTTTAATCCCTCCACGACGATTCGCTTTGAAGTGGCAAAGGCTTCGTATGTGAACCTCAAGGTGCTCGACACGCTGGGCCGCGAGGTGCGCACGCTGGTGGATCGCAGTTACGGGCCGGGTTCATATTTCCAGGTGTGGGATGGAAAAGACAGCCGCAACCTATCTGCGCCCAGCGGCACTTATTTTCTGCGCATGAATGCCGGCGGATATGTGGATACGAAGAAGATGACATTGATCAAGTGAGAGGGCCAGGCGCGTAGGGCAAGGTGCTTGTTTCTACGGCTGCAATCTTCGCAAGCGGATCAGAGGGGCGGGGCTGATCCGCTTTTTATTTCTTACGCGTTTGATACGCTGCTTTCAATTTCTGCCAGCGTGCACGTACACTCTCTTCCTCTGCTGCAAGCGCATCAGCCCATCCCAATTGATCCACAGAGGCCATTAGGGCCTCGAGCTGGCGGAATTTCACTTCGGGTGGAGTCTTGCGCAATTCTTCGCGTTCCGCGGCATTGACCATTTGCCAACGTTTGCGAAATTTTTTGGCCTCGATTTTCGTCATGCTGTGCCTCAGAATTTCAAAGTCGTCTGCAATAATTCAACCGGAGTTTCGTTTCGTCCTC is part of the Cytophagia bacterium CHB2 genome and harbors:
- a CDS encoding T9SS type A sorting domain-containing protein, whose translation is MRIQLKFTHGYLNNRKGRFAMNNKRKATALVFLLAIIMMASNVTAQDDLTGAWLVNATNTTFGISFESLRTYHAGGTMTEVASALPTLTESPAHGVWERQGNDYSATFMVFGFDSLGQLSIRIKVREALRLISSDSISITWKADVILLDGSVIPNVAEGFGSGARLRVQSLTAVNETPHNAPASFELLQNYPNPFNPSTTIRFEVAKASYVNLKVLDTLGREVRTLVDRSYGPGSYFQVWDGKDSRNLSAPSGTYFLRMNAGGYVDTKKMTLIK